In Vulpes lagopus strain Blue_001 chromosome 1, ASM1834538v1, whole genome shotgun sequence, a genomic segment contains:
- the CD200R1 gene encoding cell surface glycoprotein CD200 receptor 1 isoform X1, with protein MPCAGRTFELWLLLGLTIFCVFECIGTGAESPGTPNSLTQYQTASTNILPVERKQKSITPPVEANTSLSVFVDTKAVLHCPNATLDAVVVTWAVTFRDQTSCSRDYRTDNNKTSEKTCTDERISWDFRPDQNFALQINPVAITHEGYYKCEVVTPDGNFGHGHHLRVLVPPKVALSLGENGTTVCWAVAGSPAAQISWTPTGDCHTVEERLGNDTVTVQSTCHWEDRQVSEVSCFVSHVTGNKSLSIEMNPGYKLPLNWNILYIMLSVLILFIIIIIGCVLLFKICGCRKCKLGRKEATTVVEEDEMQPYASYTEKNNPLYDTVSKG; from the exons AGTGCATAGGTACAGGAGCAGAAAGTCCTGGTACACCAAACAGCTTAACACAGTACCAAACGG cttcaacaaatattttacctgtggaaagaaagcagaaaagcatCACACCTCCTGTGGAAG ccAACACTTCTCTGTCTGTATTTGTGGATACAAAGGCTGTGCTCCATTGCCCTAATGCTACCTTGGATGCTGTGGTAGTAACATGGGCAGTAACCTTCAGAGACCAGACTTCCTGCAGCAGAGACTACAGGACAGATAACAACAAGACCAGTGAAAAAACTTGTACAGACGAGAGAATATCCTGGGACTTCAGACCTGATCAGAACTTTGCCCTTCAGATTAATCCTGTGGCCATCACTCATGAAGGATATTACAAGTGTGAAGTGGTCACACCTGATGGGAATTTTGGTCATGGGCATCACCTCCGAGTGTTAG TGCCCCCTAAGGTGGCCCTGTCTCTAGGCGAGAATGGAACTACCGTGTGCTGGGCGGTTGCAGGGAGTCCAGCTGCACAGATCTCCTGGACCCCAACGGGAGATTGTCACACTGTGGAAGAACGACTGGGCAATGACACAGTGACCGTGCAGAGTACATGCCACTGGGAGGACCGCCAGGTGTCTGAGGTGTCCTGCTTTGTCTCCCATGTGACTGGCAACAAGAGTCTGTCCATTGAGATGAATCCAG GTTACAAATTACCACTAAATTGGAATATTCTATATATCATGCtctctgttttgattttattcatcatcatcatcataggtTGCGTTTTGCTGTTCAAAATCTGTGGCTGCAG aaaatgcaaattaggaagaaaagaagCCACTACAGTTGTTGAGGAG GATGAAATGCAGCCCTATGCCAGCTACACAGAAAAGAACAATCCACTCTACGATACTGTGAGCAAGGGATGA
- the CD200R1 gene encoding cell surface glycoprotein CD200 receptor 1 isoform X3, with translation MPCAGRTFELWLLLGLTIFCVFASTNILPVERKQKSITPPVEANTSLSVFVDTKAVLHCPNATLDAVVVTWAVTFRDQTSCSRDYRTDNNKTSEKTCTDERISWDFRPDQNFALQINPVAITHEGYYKCEVVTPDGNFGHGHHLRVLVPPKVALSLGENGTTVCWAVAGSPAAQISWTPTGDCHTVEERLGNDTVTVQSTCHWEDRQVSEVSCFVSHVTGNKSLSIEMNPGYKLPLNWNILYIMLSVLILFIIIIIGCVLLFKICGCRKCKLGRKEATTVVEEDEMQPYASYTEKNNPLYDTVSKG, from the exons cttcaacaaatattttacctgtggaaagaaagcagaaaagcatCACACCTCCTGTGGAAG ccAACACTTCTCTGTCTGTATTTGTGGATACAAAGGCTGTGCTCCATTGCCCTAATGCTACCTTGGATGCTGTGGTAGTAACATGGGCAGTAACCTTCAGAGACCAGACTTCCTGCAGCAGAGACTACAGGACAGATAACAACAAGACCAGTGAAAAAACTTGTACAGACGAGAGAATATCCTGGGACTTCAGACCTGATCAGAACTTTGCCCTTCAGATTAATCCTGTGGCCATCACTCATGAAGGATATTACAAGTGTGAAGTGGTCACACCTGATGGGAATTTTGGTCATGGGCATCACCTCCGAGTGTTAG TGCCCCCTAAGGTGGCCCTGTCTCTAGGCGAGAATGGAACTACCGTGTGCTGGGCGGTTGCAGGGAGTCCAGCTGCACAGATCTCCTGGACCCCAACGGGAGATTGTCACACTGTGGAAGAACGACTGGGCAATGACACAGTGACCGTGCAGAGTACATGCCACTGGGAGGACCGCCAGGTGTCTGAGGTGTCCTGCTTTGTCTCCCATGTGACTGGCAACAAGAGTCTGTCCATTGAGATGAATCCAG GTTACAAATTACCACTAAATTGGAATATTCTATATATCATGCtctctgttttgattttattcatcatcatcatcataggtTGCGTTTTGCTGTTCAAAATCTGTGGCTGCAG aaaatgcaaattaggaagaaaagaagCCACTACAGTTGTTGAGGAG GATGAAATGCAGCCCTATGCCAGCTACACAGAAAAGAACAATCCACTCTACGATACTGTGAGCAAGGGATGA
- the CD200R1 gene encoding cell surface glycoprotein CD200 receptor 1 isoform X2, producing the protein MPCAGRTFELWLLLGLTIFCVFGTGAESPGTPNSLTQYQTASTNILPVERKQKSITPPVEANTSLSVFVDTKAVLHCPNATLDAVVVTWAVTFRDQTSCSRDYRTDNNKTSEKTCTDERISWDFRPDQNFALQINPVAITHEGYYKCEVVTPDGNFGHGHHLRVLVPPKVALSLGENGTTVCWAVAGSPAAQISWTPTGDCHTVEERLGNDTVTVQSTCHWEDRQVSEVSCFVSHVTGNKSLSIEMNPGYKLPLNWNILYIMLSVLILFIIIIIGCVLLFKICGCRKCKLGRKEATTVVEEDEMQPYASYTEKNNPLYDTVSKG; encoded by the exons GTACAGGAGCAGAAAGTCCTGGTACACCAAACAGCTTAACACAGTACCAAACGG cttcaacaaatattttacctgtggaaagaaagcagaaaagcatCACACCTCCTGTGGAAG ccAACACTTCTCTGTCTGTATTTGTGGATACAAAGGCTGTGCTCCATTGCCCTAATGCTACCTTGGATGCTGTGGTAGTAACATGGGCAGTAACCTTCAGAGACCAGACTTCCTGCAGCAGAGACTACAGGACAGATAACAACAAGACCAGTGAAAAAACTTGTACAGACGAGAGAATATCCTGGGACTTCAGACCTGATCAGAACTTTGCCCTTCAGATTAATCCTGTGGCCATCACTCATGAAGGATATTACAAGTGTGAAGTGGTCACACCTGATGGGAATTTTGGTCATGGGCATCACCTCCGAGTGTTAG TGCCCCCTAAGGTGGCCCTGTCTCTAGGCGAGAATGGAACTACCGTGTGCTGGGCGGTTGCAGGGAGTCCAGCTGCACAGATCTCCTGGACCCCAACGGGAGATTGTCACACTGTGGAAGAACGACTGGGCAATGACACAGTGACCGTGCAGAGTACATGCCACTGGGAGGACCGCCAGGTGTCTGAGGTGTCCTGCTTTGTCTCCCATGTGACTGGCAACAAGAGTCTGTCCATTGAGATGAATCCAG GTTACAAATTACCACTAAATTGGAATATTCTATATATCATGCtctctgttttgattttattcatcatcatcatcataggtTGCGTTTTGCTGTTCAAAATCTGTGGCTGCAG aaaatgcaaattaggaagaaaagaagCCACTACAGTTGTTGAGGAG GATGAAATGCAGCCCTATGCCAGCTACACAGAAAAGAACAATCCACTCTACGATACTGTGAGCAAGGGATGA